In a single window of the Melanotaenia boesemani isolate fMelBoe1 chromosome 22, fMelBoe1.pri, whole genome shotgun sequence genome:
- the smim8 gene encoding small integral membrane protein 8: MSDKEVGQGNESPGEKGFRTPGLRGAQTTTLFRAVNPELFIKPNKPVMAFGLVAITLCVGYLGYLHAKKENDQQLYEAIDSQGERYMKRKTSKWD, from the exons ATGTCGGATAAGGAGGTCGGTCAAGGGAACGAGAGTCCGGGTGAAAAGGGCTTCCGGACTCCGGGACTGAGGGGGGCACAGACCACCACGCTGTTCCGCGCTGTGAACCCTGAACTCTTCATAAAACCT AATAAACCTGTAATGGCCTTTGGATTAGTGGCGATAACTTTGTGTGTGGGATACCTGGGTTACCTGCATGCgaagaaagaaaatgaccaGCAGCTTTACGAAGCCATTGACAGCCAAGGAGAGAGATACATGAAGAGAAAAACCTCCAAATGGGACTGA